The proteins below come from a single Malus sylvestris chromosome 3, drMalSylv7.2, whole genome shotgun sequence genomic window:
- the LOC126614740 gene encoding putative B3 domain-containing protein Os03g0621600 isoform X2 has product MARKGPRKKQSFFKVLLGDFSKHLRIPHAFLKNLSGLSLGKCALKGPSGKRWIVELEERENGLFFYAAGWQDFVKDHLLQVGDFLVFYYYGESKFKVKIYDKSACEKDVEEANGKSSNPVSLENYKGNQARVKEEIVESEAENYDTDCENKATIANTRSGNAMSGKRPTTGYVKETSSTCFTFKSENPCFMETLKKHQEYCLVIPKKLAISEGLMSMGTVMLRNESGRTWCAKVILRPKSSFHRMELTTDQ; this is encoded by the exons ATGGCACGGAAGGGTCCTCGGAAGAAACAATCGTTTTTTAAGGTCCTACTTGGTGACTTCTCTAAGCATCTG CGTATACCGCATGCGTTTCTCAAAAACTTAAGTGGACTATCACTAGGCAAATGCGCTCTTAAGGGCCCTAGTGGAAAACGGTGGATTGTGGAactggaagagagagagaatggctTGTTCTTCTATGCGGCGGGTTGGCAGGATTTTGTGAAGGATCATCTTTTACAAGTGGgggattttctggttttttaTTACTATGGTGAATCCAAATTTAAAGTCAAAATATACGATAAAAGTGCCTGTGAGAAGGATGTAGAGGAAGCCAACGGGAAGAGTAGCAATCCAGTTTCCTTGGAAAATTATAAAGGAAATCAAGCTAGAGTAAAAGAGGAAATTGTCGAATCTGAAGCTGAAAACTACGATACAGACTGTGAAAACAAAGCAACTATTGCTAACACAAGAAGTG GGAATGCCATGTCTGGAAAGAGACCTACAACTGGTTATGTAAAAGAAACATCAAGCACATGCTTCACATTCAAATCGGAGAATCCATGTTTCATGGAAACTCTGAAGAAGCATCAAGAATATTGTCTG gTGATTCCAAAGAAACTAGCCATATCTGAAGGTCTTATGAGCATGGGCACTGTAATGCTTCGAAATGAATCCGGAAGAACATGGTGTGCTAAAGTTATACTTCGTCCCAAGTCATCTTTCCATCGCATGGAATTGACAACAG ATCAGTGA
- the LOC126614568 gene encoding putative B3 domain-containing protein Os04g0347400, with protein sequence MARKPKKPSFFKILLGDFSQGLRIPPTFVRKNFNRRSLSKCDLKGPTGIRRTVEFEDRENGIFFRNGWQGFVKDHHLEAGDLLVFDYDGETKFNVKIYDRSACEKDFEAAKMNTVNQARVKDENVDVATGNYNKERKIRTTSRSSKYLISRKRRYYVEDTSTGSVLLKSENQCFLAFSNKKHLLQCVRIPKQLAVAEGLMYKNTVTIQDPAGRSWLIQLRIRRPSSTDHLDIATGWTDCVKANRISPGDTMIFEFVNQGLMRVHIFKKGAVRGNKCRVVLADPNVKAES encoded by the exons ATGGCTAGGAAGCCAAAGAAACCATCATTTTTCAAGATCCTCCTTGGTGACTTCTCTCAGGGTCTG CGTATACCACCTACGTTTGTTAGGAAGAACTTCAATAGACGATCACTTAGCAAATGTGACCTTAAAGGCCCTACCGGAATACGAAGAACTGTGGAATTCGAAGACAGGGAGAATGGCATATTCTTCCGCAATGGTTGGCAGGGTTTTGTGAAGGACCATCATTTAGAAGCTGGGGATCTTTTGGTTTTTGACTATGATGGTGAAACAAAGTTTAATGTCAAAATCTATGATAGAAGTGCGTGCGAGAAAGATTTCGAAGCAGCCAAGATGAATACAGTAAATCAAGCTAGAGTAAAAGATGAAAATGTTGATGTTGCCACTGGAAACTATAACAAAGAGCGCAAAATCAGAACGACTAGCAGAAGTA GCAAGTATCTCATTTCTAGGAAAAGACGTTATTATGTAGAAGATACATCAACTGGATCTGTCTTGTTGAAATCGGAGAATCAATGTTTTCTAGCATTTTCAAACAAGAAACATTTACTACAATGCGTG AGGATCCCGAAGCAACTAGCGGTAGCTGAAGGCCTTATGTATAAGAATACTGTAACGATTCAAGATCCAGCTGGGCGTTCATGGCTTATTCAACTCAGAATCAGAAGGCCTAGTTCTACTGATCATTTGGACATTGCAACAGGTTGGACAGATTGCGTGAAAGCGAACCGAATTTCACCCGGGGACACCATGATTTTTGAGTTTGTTAATCAAGGTTTGATGCGTGTTCATATTTTCAAAAAAGGAGCAGTGAGAGGCAATAAGTGTCGTGTGGTGCTTGCTGACCCTAATGTTAAAGCTGAAAGCTAG
- the LOC126614740 gene encoding putative B3 domain-containing protein Os03g0621600 isoform X1, with amino-acid sequence MARKGPRKKQSFFKVLLGDFSKHLRIPHAFLKNLSGLSLGKCALKGPSGKRWIVELEERENGLFFYAAGWQDFVKDHLLQVGDFLVFYYYGESKFKVKIYDKSACEKDVEEANGKSSNPVSLENYKGNQARVKEEIVESEAENYDTDCENKATIANTRSGNAMSGKRPTTGYVKETSSTCFTFKSENPCFMETLKKHQEYCLVIPKKLAISEGLMSMGTVMLRNESGRTWCAKVILRPKSSFHRMELTTGWAGFCNANQISVGDTVIFEFVKQSVIQIHVFRSVRGKRCAVVLDTLNVKNES; translated from the exons ATGGCACGGAAGGGTCCTCGGAAGAAACAATCGTTTTTTAAGGTCCTACTTGGTGACTTCTCTAAGCATCTG CGTATACCGCATGCGTTTCTCAAAAACTTAAGTGGACTATCACTAGGCAAATGCGCTCTTAAGGGCCCTAGTGGAAAACGGTGGATTGTGGAactggaagagagagagaatggctTGTTCTTCTATGCGGCGGGTTGGCAGGATTTTGTGAAGGATCATCTTTTACAAGTGGgggattttctggttttttaTTACTATGGTGAATCCAAATTTAAAGTCAAAATATACGATAAAAGTGCCTGTGAGAAGGATGTAGAGGAAGCCAACGGGAAGAGTAGCAATCCAGTTTCCTTGGAAAATTATAAAGGAAATCAAGCTAGAGTAAAAGAGGAAATTGTCGAATCTGAAGCTGAAAACTACGATACAGACTGTGAAAACAAAGCAACTATTGCTAACACAAGAAGTG GGAATGCCATGTCTGGAAAGAGACCTACAACTGGTTATGTAAAAGAAACATCAAGCACATGCTTCACATTCAAATCGGAGAATCCATGTTTCATGGAAACTCTGAAGAAGCATCAAGAATATTGTCTG gTGATTCCAAAGAAACTAGCCATATCTGAAGGTCTTATGAGCATGGGCACTGTAATGCTTCGAAATGAATCCGGAAGAACATGGTGTGCTAAAGTTATACTTCGTCCCAAGTCATCTTTCCATCGCATGGAATTGACAACAGGTTGGGCAGGATTTTGTAACGCGAACCAGATTTCAGTTGGGGACACTGTCATTTTTGAGTTTGTCAAGCAAAGCGTAATTCAAATTCATGTTTTCAGATCAGTGAGAGGTAAAAGGTGTGCTGTGGTACTAGATACCCTCAATGTAAAGAACGAAAGCTAG